In the Fusarium falciforme chromosome 6, complete sequence genome, AACTCACCTCATTAATGTACGCTCCCGTGTCAGGAGACAGCTTTCGCATGGGCTCCCACGTCTCGATGAGTTCTTCAACTGCTTGAGCCTTGGCCGTGTAATTGAAAGCCGGGAATCCTTTCCCAGAGACTGAAATAGATGTTAGCATTCCCAAACCAAGATGAAGACACGCATCAACGTACGGGCATGCACGTAAGACTTTCTCCAGCCGGGATTAACCGCGTCACTTCCTCCCCTTGGTTTAGCATCACGCACACCCTTTCCAGCAACCAGGAAGGCTCCCATTCCTCCCGATGGTCCCATAGCAGACTTAAGAGCCCCCTTCAGAGCATCTTGGTCTCCATCCAAAGCCTCCTTACTCAACAGCCTAGAAACCAGATAAGAGCTGTTTCCTGCTGTATCCTGATCGTAGTGAACGTCAAACCACTTCAAGAATGAAGGATACTCCTCCTTCCCGACCAGCAGCTGAACAGCACCGGACCAACGCTTCTGGATGGTCTCGTTGATGGGCTTCCAGATCTTTTCCGTATATTCGGGATCTTCAACGTCTTGGACGATAAACTGGCCCAAGATACCAGCCACTTCCTTTGGTGCACCAGGAATGGGCACCGGGTTTTCGATACCTGGGGAAATCAGGGTGTATCCTGAAAGGCCTGCGTCTCCAAGGGAGGGGAACAGAGACAAGCCGTACGCGATGACATCGTAGACgaacttggacttggcgTCGGTGAAAAGCATCAGCGATGAAGTCGTGATCTTGGGCGTTTTGTGCGTCTTAAGAGTGAGAGAAGTGAGTACGCCAAAGGTTGAGCCGCCGCCCTGAGATAGATATGTCAATAAACAATCCATGTTCCTAAGAGAGCGGGCCACTTACTCCACGCATGGCCCAGAAGAGATCAGGATGATTTCGCTCATTGACAGTCAGAATCTTGCCTCCAGGAGTGACCAAGGTCATCTGCAGGACCTGATCCGTCGCAAGACCAAACCTAGCAGACAACAAAGAGTGTCCACCGCCAGTGATGTAACCACCAGCACCCACAGACTTGGCTCCCCCACCAACAATGGTGTGGTTGAACTTGTCCGTGGCTGAGTAGACGTCGTACATCTGGGCTCCAGCACCGATAGTGACGGCATCTCCAGGGATGGTGATGTCCGTgttgtcgagcttgaacTTGCCTTGGTGGTAGACGATTTCGTTCATGTGATGGGTCCAAATGGAGAGGGAGCCTGGGGCAATGGATCGGCCGAGATAGTCGTGGCCGGTATTCTTGACGGCGACCCTAATATCGTGCTTTCTGGCTGTAAAGTGTTAGTAGATTTCTTAAGCAGAAGAATGTTGATGCTTACCAAAGTCGATGCCCAGCTTCACATGCTCTGGCTTGGTGGCATTGACGACATATGCAGGATAGCCACTGGTGCTACACGGATAAGTCGCATTAGGGAGACAAGTCCAGTTGGAATATTGATCCCACATGACCGAGATGGGATTATCAGCGTGGAACTCATAGACACTCCAGTTCTTCTGAACCTGCGGACAAGTATCGCGGTCGTAGGTTGGCCAGCCTGGGTGACAGACGgctccaggaggaggaggcgcaAGAAGCCTGCCGGCAAGAGACTCATTGAGACGGGACCATGTCTGATGAGAAGGCCAGTCTTGGGAGCCTGGGTATGCCTTGCAGGACTTTTCAGGAAGATAGGAGCCCTGCGAAGAGGGCAACAAAGAGAGTGCAGAAAGGATGGATTGGTGTAGTCGAGTCATTGCGAGGCCAGTTTGTTGTGTAACGCATGAGATACAGAACAGGACGCTCTATCGTGGTTCAAGTCGCCATTTTATACTACTCAAGGACGGCATACTTGAATGTATCGTATCTCGGAATGCAAGGCATCTTACTACCGACATCACTCGAGGGGGTATCATGTCCCGAGACTAAGAAATTTGTGGGTGCGACTGTGGCTTGGGGGCAGCCATTGATGTCACGGCAGATTGGCCGTATTCTTCGTACTTGAGTCGTAGATGGCTCAGCCCTGCGAGGGATCGACACGATCTGGGAGGCAGAGTGGAGAATTTACGTGTCTACGGATGAAAGCGAGGGATACGGGGAATTGTCGTCGGCAGTGTATGCATGTGTACCTAGTTAATTGGTAGGTCGATGTTTCTGTAATTTTATGCCTATTTCTCCATGTTGTAGCGGATGGTAATGTCTTATTGGGAGCCGTGTCTCGCTCACTACAACTGTCTGCGACAGTATCTAGAGCCGCCTTGTCAATGACTGTGAAAATTCTCATCAAAAAGTGACAAAAACCACTCTCACTCTCCTCGTGACCTCTGCCTAAACTAATGCAACCCCTGTAATTCTCGCAGCATCATCCCACAAACAGCATGGCGACCGTTGACACTAATCCCCAATAGGCAACCGCATCAAGAAACAACGCGCGCCCCTTTCCCAATTTCTCTCTCCCCAGGTTTTTTGCGCACATTCCTTCACCCTGCAAACACTCAAACACTCATTCAGGCACCGCGAGGATGCGGTTGGTCGTCACTCATTGTCTTGGTTTTTAGTCGCTTTTCACGTCTGAGCTCGAATCAGGCGCTGTCATTCCCTCTTTTCGtcatgctgcagccaagTCTTTTGTCGCTGCTCATCCACTCTCTGCTCATCTCGCTCGTCTCCACCGCCTCGCCTGTCGGGCGCAATCGCCAGCGCGACAGCGGAACCGTCTGGGCCACGCCCCACGatgccttttcttcttcgaTAGGCGTCTTGGGATGCAAGGTAGACACCCATCTATAGCCAGTGTCTATCATGTGTGATGCTAACTCCTCAGGTCAACACTAATCGCGTCGCCTACTGGCCCAACTCGGTCGACTGCACAAACATCTGCATCGCCCTCACTTACCAAGACCGcaccctccatctccttcgcATCGACCAGTCCGAAGGCGCCTACGACATCAGCTACGATGCCTGGAACTACCTCTACACCGGCTACTCTGCCACTGACAAGCCCGCCGCCGGCGGCCCCGTCGAAATGACCTACAAAGACGTTGACGCTTCCAACTGCAAAGACCTCATCGACACGAAACACGGTCACCTTCCGCTCAGCGCTGCGAATAGTATGAACTTTCTCACCAGCTGTCTCGA is a window encoding:
- a CDS encoding FAD-binding PCMH-type domain-containing protein; the encoded protein is MTRLHQSILSALSLLPSSQGSYLPEKSCKAYPGSQDWPSHQTWSRLNESLAGRLLAPPPPGAVCHPGWPTYDRDTCPQVQKNWSVYEFHADNPISVMWDQYSNWTCLPNATYPCSTSGYPAYVVNATKPEHVKLGIDFARKHDIRVAVKNTGHDYLGRSIAPGSLSIWTHHMNEIVYHQGKFKLDNTDITIPGDAVTIGAGAQMYDVYSATDKFNHTIVGGGAKSVGAGGYITGGGHSLLSARFGLATDQVLQMTLVTPGGKILTVNERNHPDLFWAMRGGGGSTFGVLTSLTLKTHKTPKITTSSLMLFTDAKSKFVYDVIAYGLSLFPSLGDAGLSGYTLISPGIENPVPIPGAPKEVAGILGQFIVQDVEDPEYTEKIWKPINETIQKRWSGAVQLLVGKEEYPSFLKWFDVHYDQDTAGNSSYLVSRLLSKEALDGDQDALKGALKSAMGPSGGMGAFLVAGKGVRDAKPRGGSDAVNPGWRKSYVHALSGKGFPAFNYTAKAQAVEELIETWEPMRKLSPDTGAYINEALKYEPNWQKTFWGGNYKKLLSIKKSVDPKDVLWCVPCVGNEGWEEHQDGRLCRV